A region of the Stieleria neptunia genome:
TCAACCGATGGCGGTCAGTGTGACCCAGGCAACCGAAGTCGGGACCGTCTACACCAATCAAGAGATTGCGGGGCTCGCCGAACACACCCATGCGTTCGGGTTGCCGCTGCACATGGACGGTGCGCGCTTTGCCAACGCCATGGTGCGGTTGGGATCCACTCCGGCCGAGATGACTTGGAAAAGCGGTGTCGATGTGCTTTCGTTTGGGGCGACGAAAAATGGTTGCTGGTGCGCCGAGGCATTGGTCTTTTTCGATCCGGCCCGGGCAAAACAGTTGCCGTTCATTCGCAAGCGCGCGGCCCAGTTGTTTTCCAAAACGCGATTCATCGCCGCCCAGTTCCACGCCTACCTGGATGATGACTTGTGGATCCGGTTGGCCACACACGCCAATGCCATGGCCGATCGATTGGCGGCTGGCATGCAAGAGGCAAAAGACGTTGCGATCGCGTGGCCCTGCCAGTCCAACGAATTGTTTGTCACGATGCCCGCCGAACTGGCCGAGCAGTTGAGATCACAAGGCGCGAGGTTCTATCCCTGGCCGGTCCCGGAAGAATTCGAATCGAAATTGGCGGAAGGCCAGCGGCTGTATCGTCTGGTCACGTCGTTCGCCACCACCAGTGAGCATGTCGACCAGTTTTTGGAACTGATCGGGTGAGGCGGCAAGGCGATGAGGGCAAAACGATGAGGGCAAAACGATGGGGGCAAAACGATGGGGTGGCAGAATGATGGGGTGGCAGAATGATGGGTAACGCTGTGAAGCATTTTCCCCATGTGTTTCTTAAGGTTTTAGCGGCAGGGCGCGAGCCCTCCGGTTCTTCCTCTCTGCCAACATACCGGAAGGCTCGCGCCCTGCCGCCAAAAAATGCTTCACTGCGTAGAATGATGTGGGCAGCGGCCTGGCTTCATTGGGTTCTTGTCATCATTCTGCCCCGTATCATTCTGCCATCCTTCCCTTTCCAACCCGCTCAGCTTCTCGGCTGAGGGGCATTCGGCGGCGCGACCAGGGTGTTGAGAAACTCGATCACGGCTTGCCGGTCTTCCAGCGACAGCGTCAGGAATCGATCGCGCGTTCCTTTCGATTCGCCGTCGTGCATCGTGATGGCTTCCAGCAACGTTTCCGCCCGACCGTCGTGCATGTAGGGAGCTGAATCATGAACGCCCCACAACGGCGGCGTTCTCCACTCCTGCGTGAATCGCGTCGATTCCAAGTGCAATCGCGTGTAATCGGTACGCGTCTGCCGAATGTTTTGGGTGGTCGTCGTCGTATTCTCGCTGGTGTAAGTGTCTCGCCCTGATGCGGTTCGTTCCCGATTGTTGCGATTCACTTCGTTTTCGACCAAACGGGTGTCCGTCTTGCTTGTTTGCCACGTCTTGGACTTGCTTCGCTCATTGACAAACCGCAGGGTCATCGGGGGGACCGGAGAGGCTTTAAAGCGATATTCATTGCGTGAGACGAACACGCTGGAACGTG
Encoded here:
- a CDS encoding threonine aldolase family protein; protein product: MFFASDNWAGAADEIAASLQRHSGGFSPAYGASDLDKQLEQRFNELFEREVAVFFVGTGTAANSLALSAVNRPGGFVLCHREAHLIEDECGAPEFFTSGARLAPIDGSFGKIDPNALRRGLQRFDPEFVHHGQPMAVSVTQATEVGTVYTNQEIAGLAEHTHAFGLPLHMDGARFANAMVRLGSTPAEMTWKSGVDVLSFGATKNGCWCAEALVFFDPARAKQLPFIRKRAAQLFSKTRFIAAQFHAYLDDDLWIRLATHANAMADRLAAGMQEAKDVAIAWPCQSNELFVTMPAELAEQLRSQGARFYPWPVPEEFESKLAEGQRLYRLVTSFATTSEHVDQFLELIG